In Lodderomyces elongisporus chromosome 1, complete sequence, the DNA window AGCAGCATTcccaatttcaaaatcttcttcttcaaattcCCATTGAAATGGGTCCTTTGATGCTTTTACATTGTATAAATCACTTTCAGTGCTAATTTGCAAATCTTGTTgagctgctgctgcttcttcCGATGCCCTTTTAGCCAATTCTCTTGCAATTctacttctttctttaagTTCATCAGCCGTTGCCTCTGATCCCGGAATGGTGTCTTTTGGCAATTCGGCATTAGGAACGGAAATAAGTTTGGAGACATAAGCTACTGTTTGTTGGTCAGCAAGAGAGTTATCACAATCGCGCATTGACTGTACTATTTTGGAATGTGCCACTGTATCGAGTTCGGATTCGGATTGAATCGATGCATAAAGAGATTCATTAAGCAACTTGTCAGTTTTCTCCTTCTGTGCTATAACGGGACTGGGCAAGTAATCAATGACTGCACCCAAGACAGCATGACTGAGTGGGATCCATTGTGTCATTATTTGATTCAATACTTGTTTGTGGTCCTTAGACTTTAAATCCCGGGGTGACAATTTGGCTTGTAGTTTCTCAATGATTTTCTCCAATTTTTCTTGGTCTCTTTCGATTACGCAATTTTGATACACAGCCCATATTGGTTCCAAGATCaatgaaataaataatgGCTTGGATTGTTtagattttattttcttgcCAGGTAAaatctttttattcttcatATCCAAATGGAAATCACCCCATAAAGTCTTTGCTAAAACAGCTTGAGAAAACCCCAATTTTTTCAGGTAGATCCTTGCAAAAGTATTGATTGAGAAAGCCCAGCCGTCGACGGCGGAGGCAAAGATCACATTGTTTCTCTCTGGTGTAAAGTATAAATGTTCATCATCTTTCTCAACGAATTCTCCAATTTCGCCCGCTTCTCTCCAATTGAGATCGTCTTCTAATCTATCTCCTGCGtaaaaagaaccaattACCGAGTTGACTTGTTCGATAATTCTTGAAACGTGTTGGTACGCTTCCAGGGGACTCATTTTCCATTCTATAATTAACCTATCTATCTTGTTAATCACAAGCAAAGGTTTCAAATTATCAATCCAGCATTGACGCAACACGTTGATAGTTTGTGAACAGACACCTTCTACGGCATCGACTAGGACAATTGCACCATCACATAGACGTGAAGACGTGCTTACTTCGGATGAGAAATCAATGTGGCCTGGGGAATCAATCAAGTTGATCAAAtgctcttttattttaggTTCTGGCTTGTTTTCATGGCTCTCACCGTCATCGTGGCTATCAACACCTTTCTCGCCATTGGCTTGGTGTTTATCGCCTGCGTTGTTCACTTTCATAACTTTAAAGTACAATGATATTGCCGAGGCTTCCATTGTTATTCCTCTTGTTTGCTCATCTTCTCTTGAGTCCAAGTATCGTACTTTACCAGCCATTCTTTGTGATATTATACCATTGGTGGCCAATAAAGAATCACTAAGCGTGGTTTTGCCGTGGTCGACATGTGccaaaatacaaatatttCTAATACAAGAAGCATCGTGTTGAAGCTTGTTGATTGTGTCAACTGAGATCTTCATACTGTTTGTGGGTTAATGATTAGTGTGTATGTATTAATACgtttgtatgtatgtatgtatgtatgttgTTGGATTCAAACAAGTTTTTGATTGAGATAAGCCTTGTgattctttccttttcagcGATGCCTCACTTTGATTCGAATTAATCGTGTTGCTGCTTGTTGCAAACACAAAATCTCAGTGcgctattttttttttgtcacgTTTGCTCGAGAAAGCTGGTATATGGTAAATtgtattttgcaattgagaAGAAGGTACACAGGAATGGGGAAAAGAGTCATTGAGttacaatttgaaaataaaatatgtAGATGCAAAAGAAGTCTACATTTACCACACTTGGTCTATACTAGTGTTTGAAAGTAAGGTAAAGAATAGGTAAagagaaatgaaatgaaaagaataggagaaaaaaatcttGAAACATGCAAAGTATAATATTAAAATagtaaataaaattaaatgaAAGTAAGAAGAAATGAATTCCGAGAATGGCGCCAGCTCAATATTACCTTTCAAAATGTTAAAAGCCGATATCTTTTACCACTCCCATTCCCAGCCGTGtaccatatatatatatacatatatattgtGTGTGTATTAGCCAATTTAAATTATCGTCATCGGTATGCTGTTTACTTTTCAAGTTGCAAGTTTCCGTCGTATTGAATGTGTCTCATTGGATGCACATCTCTGTACTTTTCATCAGCAGTGACATAGATTTTCCTCATTGACGAGTTTTTGAAGTAGTTTTGCGCCATCCATACTGCCCAAGCACCGTAGCAGACACCGCCAATAGCCAATGCTTTGTTTGGAGTTAATAATTTACCGACTGCAGACATGATATGTGTTTATGGATAAGAAATTGTAGAATAGATTAGAATGCTCAATTGTGTTGaattatattatattatattatattatacTGAAGTATACTATAACGTGTTTAACTAGAAAAGTGTTGATGATTAAGGGATATGatataaaacaaagaaggaaaaaaaaaagaaaaaactacAATAGATAAACACATCTTATCGAGGATATTCGATGGTTTATATATTTGCCAGGACTTGGGACGGAAGCATTGTAAAAGGTTGTACCTAAGGTACAGTACTATAGAATTGGAACATATGATGTTGAATGAAGTGTAACTAGACATAGAATAGGCAATAGCAAAgagtaaataaaaataaaaataaaaataaaaattagaataagaataagaataaaataaaataaaatcagGTCATGTTGTctggttgcaaaacaaagtgAGAATGGCTaacaattgaaattaaTGTACAGTTTGAAATTGAGGTTGAATTGAGTTCGAGGCGGGAGCTGGGAGGGGAATAAGAGGATTTCGGCAACCGCCGTGGAGAGATGAGGGTCACAAGTGGCGTGAAAAAATAAggtgattttttttttatttatttatttattttgcttttccatcttttacactttttatttttgcgTCATTGAAGATACAGTGAAATTTACATTGTTTTTACAcgcacacatacacactcACTCTCACACActcacatacacacatacacacacacactcacatacacacacacactgaCTCTAATTCAGCCATAAGCTAGCacatgtttttttttccatttcctaTTGGAAAAACTCCGAAGCACATGCAAGACCAAGAAAGGTATATTATCTGCAACAACCACTTTGCATTTTAGATTTACTtcagtagtagtagcagcagcagcagcagcaagaGAAAGTAGGGGTTTTAGCCTCGTACCTTTTACATCAATACTATGCAATGTTGGTAGGTTACAGTATGCTGAGCCGTTTAcgtgcaacaacaaaggtggaagacgaaaaaaaaacaaataccaAAGGATTCCTACTTCAATTCCTATTCCTATTCCTATTCCACTTCCAACTCTTCTTCCAATTTCCAAACTGTTCCAGTCCTTGACCCATTTCCTATTTTCAACTGTTCTCTTTATGATCACGTGTTTTATTTGCACTTTTAAATCTCCTGCGCATTCCCAAAGTAGTATTTGGAATGTCAGTCGATTTTTCTGCAGGCGTTGCTATTTTAGCCctgatttgttttctttttttttttaatttaattttttaattttttaattttttccgAGAAATTCCTttaaaaacacacacacacacacacacacaccaaTTCCACTTTGCTTCtatacttctttttttctttttgggaaaaaaaaaaagattcttCTTATTGTTCTTcgaatttttattttactttatttttgggGCTTCATTTTATTCTATaatatattttgttttgatctATGCCACTTTACTCAAGCTGATTATAATAAACTTCATTCGCTGCATAAGTTTTCACGTATCTGCACAATATGTATCAAACTGCTACTTACTATTCTATACAATGTCTTAGTACATACGAACACCGTCACCAGCGGGCAATATAGGAAGAAACTGTCCGATAATTAACATTGGAATATCAAACAAATCCCTCTTGACCGTCCAAACAGAACAAAACTCAATATAACTATTGGTTCCAACATTATTTTCAAGTCCATCTCCATCACCGCTGTTCCCAGCACCAGTACTCATACCATTGTTATTAgaattgttgctgttgttgttgttgttgttgttatggCTGTAGTTGTgattgtagttgttgttgtagttgtattTGCCGTTGCTTGTACCTCCACCTGGCACCGCGCCTCCGTTCTTGATTAATTTCACTTTGGTGTTGATGCTCGAGTGCAAGTTCCCTACAGCAACCGATTTGAAAAGCTGGAAATACTTGACTATAGACTCATCATCGTACATTATCTCCATTATAAATGTCCTCTTTGACAAAATGTCCAGTAGTTTGTAACCAAGTAAACTTAGTAAATCATCTGTAATGCTAACAATCTCGCCTGTACGACGCCAAATTATGGTTGGCGAAGAATTCAACTGACTCAATTTTTCATAGTCAATTAAACATCTTTGAAAACTCATTTccaaaaataacaaatccTGCGGCTTGAGTAATGACTTGTGTGCACTAATGAATGTTGGTCTATAGCTTGCAATAAGCTTTAAAATAACCAAAAGATTCTGCCGTTTACGCGCCTTCTCCTCATGTGGTAGATTATTCCCTGAAAACCGTGTTTTTAGAAAATGCGTTAATGCATGATAAGAGTTGGGGTACTCGTAATTCAACACATCTTTAGAATAAATATCAGACACAGTTTGATATATCTGGTGCGTTGAAAGTGGCGATACATATTCTGTTGAATACTTTGTCGCAAAATTAATGATGGGATTCGTCTTTGAAGTTTTGCTTGCGATTGCTGATTGCAACTTTTGattgctggtgttgttaTTACCACGTGAACTGACATTATTATCTAGCAAATTATCAGTTTGATGTGCCATATTGTTTAAATTATCCAAACTTAATGATGAGTCCTTGGGAAACCCAAGCGATATGAATGGTCTCGAATCCTTCAATTTTTGAACAACTTTTCTCTTGGACAGATGTATattatcaaaatcaatattCTGGGTATAGCTTGGAGAAAGCATATTGTACTCGGACGCGCTAGTATTTGAGGGAGACGGTGATGTGGGCTTGGATTGTAGTAATATATCTCCAAGCATCAAATACTCTTCGTTAAGGTAATTCGAACTGAAATGTGTATTGCTATGACTAGGACCCATCGGTACCGCTTTTGATGCAGATGTGCCAGTGGCTTCTGATGAAGACTGTTGTTGGTCCACAAGCAGAGCATCATCAGGCGGCTGCAAAATATTATCTATTTCATAATGGTCATTAAGTAGCTTATTCAAGACGTCGGTAGTGGTATTGAGCATGGTATTAGTATGTCCGTCAAATGGATCTGCTTCCAATACATTAGTAGGATTTAGGGCTACATTGTTGGTATTGAAGTAAGCAGAATCGTGCATCATAAGCTGCTGCAGTTGATCCACAGATTCTGGTGGTGCTGATGGCGGAACTGATGATTCCGGATGATGTTGAGGTTGTACCTGTGAATAGCTTGAACTAGTTTCGCTAGCAACAGTGTGCGTAGGTTGAAGAGTTTGCATTTGAGGAAATGGCCCTTGAATCTCCAGCAGTGAAGGTGCTTGAGCTTGTCCAGCCTGTGATGCTTCTAGTGACTGCCGTAGTAGGTCATTTGGATGCCCATTGGGATGCCCATTTGTATCAAAGGTGCTCGTATTTATGGGAGAAATACTGCTTGATGGAAAACTAATTGAAGGTGAACCTTTCACAGAccgtttttgttttcttttaggAGTTGTGGTAGTTGCTTCTGGAGTTGTTGCCGCTGCTACTGCCTTACTATTAGCGCCAGTGAGGTACTTGACTCGTTTGCGGGTTATATCTTGACATTGATCGGCAATATTGCGCTTGACACAGTTCTTGCACGGTCTTTCATTGGAACATTGTAGATGCTTTTGATGACAAAAGGTGCACGCTCTGCTAGCTGGCTTCCTACTCAATTTCTCCTGTGGGGTAAGACGTTTTGTCATTATTagtttgaataaaaaaaaaattatgtCAAGTCTATATCCCTttcgtttgtttgtttgtttgtttgtctttcttcttgttttggaGTATTTGTTGTATCCTCTACTTATAGCTTGATAAATAAAGGAGTGGTCTCATGAGATGGCTCGAAATAACTGATATCCAAGTTGTCTATACTTTGCAAAACGAAGCacaacaaagcaaagcaaagcaaagcaaaccgaaaaataaagattaaaaaataacaaagaaaaaaaaaaagcagaaaTGTAACAGTATAattaaagtaaaaatgGATTGTTGGTAAGTGGATACCACGAATATTGTTGGTACAACTGCTTTGGCAAGTTCTGTGGATGTTCTCGGGAAGCAATATTGGTATGGTGAAATGtgtattaaaaaaaaagtaatgtGCTTTTGCAAGAGGTATCTTAGCattgttatttttcttctcttttgggctcttttgctttcctATTTGCGCGTGGGGAGCTCCGACAATCTCACATTTTCCCtttatatctttttctctcactGCCTCACAAACACAAGCATACAAACGcacatacaaacacaagCATACAAGCATACAAGCATACACAATTATATACACATTAACAAATTTTAGAAggtttttttcattctcttcgtgctttgttgttgtggggATGAGGAGGGGGCTGGAGGAGGAtgtggaggaggagaagagtggaaatttgttttgtgtaattTATACATCTTGAATGGGGGATTCCGGATTTGaaatctctctctctctctctctacatatatatatttgtatatatatacgtgtctatgtatgtgtatgtgtttgatTGTATATAAAGGAAAGTGGGGAAGTGAATAAAAACACGGAGAGAAAAGGAGACCGAATCCTTCcgatttctttttttttaaataaatatttgATCAAAGAAACTTGAATTGAATTCATGGAATACATTCCAATCTTGATCTGGTATAATATCAGAATCTAGCTGTGCTTTGCATTCTTAAACCATAAGGACATTTCTTATGATTGTTATCATagtcttgttttctttttttaccaaaaaaaaacaaaaaaaaaattccttagaaaacaacaaactgttaaactattactactattgaaaatttttgaatttcatagaatttttttttttgatttttagctttgattcttttcttcatcagaATGTTATAAACCCCTATATCAAGTGATTAAATAGGGAAAACCCTCCCCCCTCTCCCCCACCTtctcaaaagaaaaaaataataacacTTGAGAAACCCGATCCTttcattcaaaaaaaaaaaaaaaactagaTATTCATATCAGCAATCTCTCTATCTACCATGCCTGCCACAACTGCTACTATCACTCTTATAGTCAAGAGCGAACTACTCTGCTAGTCTCGATACTTTCCTCTCATTTTAACTCAGTTTACGTCGCGCGATGCacacaagaaaaaaaaaaacggctgaaaaaaaaagtaaaataatgcaaaaaaaaataataataataataaatgaaaaaaaaaaaaaccactaaaaaaaagttcaaGAAGTCAACATCTATCTTTGCTACATTTATCTCCATTTACCGGGTTCCACACCATCGCTATTTTAAAACGATCATTTTGATACAACAAAGGCATCACAAAGAATGGCAATTGAGCTAGAAGAACCTCCAATTGAGAGCAACGCACAAGTTCTCAAAGACTTGTTTGCCGGAACAATGGGTGGGATTGCCCAAGTCTTGGTTGGTCAACCATTTGACACAGTTAAAGTGCGACTACAGTCGGCGCCAGAGGGCACATATTCTGGTGCACTCGATGTCATTAAacaattgatgaaaaatgaGGGATTTGCCGGTTTTTACAAGGGAACATTAACACCTTTgattggtgttggtgccTGTGTATCAGTGCAATTCTCAGTAAATGAGTTTATGAAGAGATTTTATGATAGGAAACTAAATGGACAGCCCTTGGGTCTTTTGGACTATTTCAACTGTGGTGCTGTTGCTGGGTTTGCCAATGGGTTCTTAGCATCACCAATTGAACATATTCGTATTAGATTACAAACTCAAACTGGAGCTCAGAAACTATTCAATGGTCCATTGGAttgtgcaaaaaaaatttatgaCTTTGATGGAATTCGAGGAGTATACAAGGGACTAGGACCCACATTGATTAGAGAATCTGTAGGGTTGGGTATCTATTTTGCCACTTATGAAGCACTCGTGGCCAAAGACCTTAGGGAACACCCCAAGTTGACCAGATCTGACATAAAACCATGGAAATTGTGCATGTATGGTGGACTTAGTGGATACGCTTTATGGATTGCCATATATCCCATAGACGTGATCAAGTCAAAATTGCAAACTGATTCCTTAAAGGGATCAAAGTACAAAAACTCGCTCAGTGTGATTAGAGACGTATGGCACAAACAAGGAATCAAAGGTTTCTACAAAGGTTTCCTTCCAACAATCTTGAGGGCGGCACCAGCAAATGGTGCCACCTTTGCTGTGTTTGAGTTGACAATAAGACTCTTGAATGATTCATagaaatatataaacaGGTAATGACGGTATCGATTATTTTTAGGTCATCgttttactttattttattttatttaagTTTCGTTcagtttttatttttttttttctttatatattttttctttttattttcattttcattttttgtataATAATTGATTCACTCAAAAgttctttttactttacaaTCACAAATGCTTCGATTAACAACATACAAAACAtgttaatatatatatatacatatatatagacATAGAAATTTTAGCCCGTGTAAAGGGTATCTTTTCTGCAATCATTCGTAAAAATCTTGATGGCTATTGTCCttgtttcaaaatcaaagtcCATCCTCTTCCTTGCTTTGAATCAATTTATCGAAAGGATTCATATTGTGACGAGCAAACATTTGGCCTGTAGATTGTGGCGGTGCAGTTAACGGCCCATTACCAGCTAAATTAATAAGCAAAGGATCTGGAGTCGTGCTGATAGTGAGGTTGGGATGCACTTTACCTTGGACGCGTGGTAATGCAGGACCATTGCTCGAGAATGTAGCTGTAGATGGAAGTGCTGGAGCATGTGCAGCAACTGGCGTGAAAACTTGTGGTGTACTTGTATTTAAGTGAGTCTGAGGTTGCGTTGATATATGTACCGgcaactgctgctgctgctgttgttgatgttgttgatgctgttgatgctgttgttgatgatgatgttgtaattgttgttgttgtaattgcTGTAACTGTTGTAACTGCTGTAACTGTTGTGCTTGTTGCGGCTGTTGCGTCATAGCAGATGCAGATTCA includes these proteins:
- the GSM1 gene encoding Putative zinc cluster protein of unknown function; the encoded protein is MTKRLTPQEKLSRKPASRACTFCHQKHLQCSNERPCKNCVKRNIADQCQDITRKRVKYLTGANSKAVAAATTPEATTTTPKRKQKRSVKGSPSISFPSSSISPINTSTFDTNGHPNGHPNDLLRQSLEASQAGQAQAPSSSEIQGPFPQMQTLQPTHTVASETSSSYSQVQPQHHPESSVPPSAPPESVDQSQQLMMHDSAYFNTNNVALNPTNVLEADPFDGHTNTMLNTTTDVLNKLLNDHYEIDNILQPPDDASLVDQQQSSSEATGTSASKAVPMGPSHSNTHFSSNYLNEEYLMLGDILLQSKPTSPSPSNTSASEYNMLSPSYTQNIDFDNIHSSKRKVVQKLKDSRPFISLGFPKDSSLSLDNLNNMAHQTDNLLDNNVSSRGNNNTSNQKLQSAIASKTSKTNPIINFATKYSTEYVSPLSTHQIYQTVSDIYSKDVLNYEYPNSYHALTHFLKTRFSGNNLPHEEKARKRQNLLVILKLIASYRPTFISAHKSLLKPQDLLFLEMSFQRCLIDYEKLSQLNSSPTIIWRRTGEIVSITDDLLSLLGYKLSDILSKRTFIMEIMYDDESIVKYFQLFKSVAVGNLHSSINTKVKLIKNGGAVPGGGTSNGKYNYNNNYNHNYSHNNNNNNNSNNSNNNGMSTGAGNSGDGDGLENNVGTNSYIEFCSVWTVKRDLFDIPMLIIGQFLPILPAGDGVRMY
- the YMC2 gene encoding Mitochondrial carrier protein ymc2; this translates as MAIELEEPPIESNAQVLKDLFAGTMGGIAQVLVGQPFDTVKVRLQSAPEGTYSGALDVIKQLMKNEGFAGFYKGTLTPLIGVGACVSVQFSVNEFMKRFYDRKLNGQPLGLLDYFNCGAVAGFANGFLASPIEHIRIRLQTQTGAQKLFNGPLDCAKKIYDFDGIRGVYKGLGPTLIRESVGLGIYFATYEALVAKDLREHPKLTRSDIKPWKLCMYGGLSGYALWIAIYPIDVIKSKLQTDSLKGSKYKNSLSVIRDVWHKQGIKGFYKGFLPTILRAAPANGATFAVFELTIRLLNDS